Proteins encoded within one genomic window of Lynx canadensis isolate LIC74 chromosome B4, mLynCan4.pri.v2, whole genome shotgun sequence:
- the LOC115518618 gene encoding LOW QUALITY PROTEIN: uncharacterized protein LOC115518618 (The sequence of the model RefSeq protein was modified relative to this genomic sequence to represent the inferred CDS: inserted 1 base in 1 codon; deleted 2 bases in 2 codons; substituted 1 base at 1 genomic stop codon) translates to MPEEHHPPPLGEADAVPRAAGGGNAPVGSPPFTRQRAQREQSASAADSTLLPLRATGPPDAEGNQPHHYWPFATSDLYNWKAQNPKFSEKPAGLIDLLDSVLFTHQPTWDDCQQLLQVLFMTEERERILNEARKLVPGADRNPTTNQAQIDASFPLTRPQWDFNTAEGKERLWVYCQTLMGGLRMAARKPTNLAKVGNVQQGKDESPAAFLERIMEAFRTYTPMDPEAPESKAAVIMAFVNQSATDIRRKLQKIDRLGEKSLQDLLVVAEKVYNNREPPEDKQARAMAAASSKQIRDLARILLATTADFPGERDRRLRQLADDARKGKGTTKGGKQRLQKDQCAYCKEIGHWAGDCPKGAGRKGSKTDRVKVLELDELSDXGSQGSDPLPKPRVTLKVEGTPVDFLVDTGAQHSVLCTPQGKLDSKKSWVQGATGMSQYSWTTRRMVDLGTGRVSHSFMVIPECPYPLLGWDLLTKIGAQITFRQGGPQVTDGKGHPIQVLTMKLEDEYRLHQEALLREDNTDRWLQEFPSIWADTGGGGGIGLAAHRTPVLVELKPGESPVRIKQCPMSQEARKGIQPHIRRLRSLGVLVPCQCPWNTPLLPVKKPHTNDYRPVQDLREVNKRVADIHPTVPNPYTLLSSLAPSRVWYTVLDLKDAFFSLPLAPQSQHLFAFEWHDPEEGYSGQLTWTRLPQGFKNSPTIFDEALHEDLGEYRREHPGLTLLQYVDDILIAAKDCERGTQDLLATLGALGYRASVKKAQICRERVSYLGYILEGGQRRLSDARKETVLKIPTPTSRREVREFLGSAGYCRLWVPGFAEIARPLYEATKEGKTFKWTEKEEIAFNQLKKALLSARALGLPDITKPFHLFVDEHKGKAKGVLTQALGPWNCPVAYXKKLNPVAAGWPPCLRITAATALLVKDADKLTLGQEIWITTPHAIEGVLEQPPDRWMSNTRVTHYQSLLFNPPRVRFHPSAALNPATLLPDPDLGVPLHDCAGILEQVHGFQTDLTDRPLPDAEATWFTDGSSFVRDGHRYASAAVVTEMDTVWAEALPSGTSAQRAELIALTKALMLGAGKRLNIYTDSHYAFATAHIHGAIYQERGFLTAEGRTIKNKQEILNLLTALWLPAKLAIIHCQGHQKADNPVARGNRKADQAAKAVTLTPVPTMTIQLPDPGDPVLPDQPKYSQEELQRMHRSTHMGARKLKDLIRHAGIKIHQQDTKIEQVVSACKTCQLTNARATSNKKGTRLRGTRPGAQWEVDFTEVKPGKYGYKYLLVFTDTFSGWVEAYPTKHETAQTVAKKLLEDILPRYGFPAMVGSDNGPAFISQVTQAVAKAVGANWKLHCAYRPQSSGQVERMNRTLKETLTKLTMETGGDWVTLLPYALYRVRNTPYTLGFTPYEIMFGRPPPVIPSLRAEFIAEFKDQELFLSLRGLQRVHEDIWPRLRTIYEAGPTPTPQYRLGDWVYVKRHHQETLELRWKGPYIVVLTTPTALKVDGIATWVHHTHVRPADPSSIRKHFVTQWAISRDQHNPLKFKLQRIRPT, encoded by the exons atgccggaagaacaccatcctccccctctGGGGGAGGCAGACGCTGTTCCGAGAGCAGCGGGAGGCGGAAACgctccagtgggaagcccgccctttaccagacaaagggctcagagggagcaatccGCCTCCGCCGCCGACTCCACTCTTCTGCCCCTGCGAGCCACCGGACCCCCAGACGcggaggggaatcagccccatcactattggcctttcgccactagtgacctctacaattggaaagctcagaatcctaagttttccgagaaaccggcagggcttattgatttattagactctgttctttttacccatcagcccacgtgggacgattgccagcagcttttgcaggtcctgttcatgactgaagaaagagaaagaatcctcaatgagGCCCGAAAACTAGTTCCGGGCGCAGACaggaatcccaccaccaaccaggctcagatagatgcctccttccccttaactcggccccagtgggatttcaacacggcagaaggtaaggagaggctctGGGTCTACTgccagactctaatggggggtctccgaatggctgctagaaagccaaccaatttggccaaggtaggaaatgtacaacagggaaaagatgaatctccggctgcctttttagaacggatcatggaggcattccgtacctatacccccatggatccagaggctccggaaagcaaggcagctgttatcatggcctttgtaaaccaatcggccacagacattaggagaaaattacagaaaatagatagactaggggaaaaaagtctgcaggacttactggtggtagccgaaaaggtatataataaccgggagcctcctgaggacaagcaggctcgcgccatggcggctgccagcagtaagcagattcgagacctggccagaatactactagctaccacTGCTGACTTCCCCGGGGAACGAGACCGCCGTCTCCGGCAGCTGGCAGACGacgcaagaaaaggtaaaggaaccaccaagggggggaagcagaggctgcagaaggatcagtgcgcatactgcaaggagatagggcattgggcCGGAGATTGTCCAAAAGGGGCCggcaggaagggaagcaagactgatcgagtaaaagtcctagagctagatgaactaagtgattaggggagtcagggttcggaccctctccccaaacccagggtaactcttaaagtggaggggacccctgttGACTTCCTTGTCGACACCGGAGCACAA CATTCGGTCCTCTGCACGCCAcaaggaaaactagacagcaagaagtcctgggtacaaggggcaactggtatgagccagtattcatggactacccgaaGAATGGTAGATTTGGGAACGGGccgggtatcccactcctttatggtaataccagaatgcccctacccgctgttaggatgggacttactgaccaagattggagctcagataactttcagacaaggggggcctcaggttaccgatggcaagggccaccccatccaggtactgaccatgaaactggaggatgaataccgcctccaccaggaggcgctcCTGAGAGAGGATAATACagacagatggctacaagaattcCCCTCGATTTGGGCAGATAccggtggtggtgga gggataGGACTAGCTGCTCACAGGACCCCGgtcctggtagagctcaagccaggagagagtccggtaaggatcaaacaatgccccatgtctcaggaggcccggaaggggatccagccacacatccggagactacgaagcctaggggtactagttccttgccagtgtccctggaacacccccctactgccggtcaaaaagcctcacacaaatgactaccgaccggtacaagacctccgggaagtaaataagagggtcgcggacatacacccaactgttcccaacccgtatactctcttgagctccttggcgccctccagggtctggtatactgtactagacttaaaggatgccttcttcagtctgccgctggcaccccagagccaacaCTTGTTCGCCTTCGAGTGGCATGATCcggaggagggctacagtgggcaactcacctggacacggctacctcagggattcaaaaattcacccaccatcttcgacgaggcactacacgaggacctgggtgagtacagaagggagcaccctggcctcacccttctACAGTACGTAGATGACATTCTGATTGCTGCCAAAGACTGTGagcgagggacccaggacctgctggctaccctgggggcctTAGGGTACCGGGCATCCGTgaagaaggctcagatatgcagggagagggtaagttacctgggatatatcctggagggcggacagcggcggttatcagatgccagaaaagaaactgtcctaaagatccctactcccacctcccgaagagaagtgagggaattcctaggatcagccggctactgccgcctctgggttccaggttttgctgagattgccaggcccctatatgaagctaccaaagaggggaaaacatttaaatggactgaaaaagaagaaattgcctttaatcagttaaaaaaggccctcctaagtgcccgagccctgggcctaccagacattacgaaacccttccacctctttgtagacgaacataagggaaaagcaaaaggggttctaactcaagccttaggcccctggaacTGCCCAGTGGCTT CTAAGAAATTAAACCCAGTGGCTGCCGGCTGGCCGCCATGCCTAAGAATTACTGCGGCAACAGCACTCCTAGTCAAGGATGCAGACAAGctgaccctaggacaggagatctggatcacgaCCCCACACGCCATTGAAGGGGTCCTGGAACAGCCTCCGGATAGATGGATGAGCAACACACGTGtgactcattaccagagcctcctaTTCAACCCTCCAAGAGTGcggttccaccccagtgcagccctcaatcctgcaaccctgctgcccgACCCTGACCTAGGTGTTCCATTACATGACTGTGCGGGAATCCTGGAACAAGTACATGGATTCCAGACGGACCTGACCGACCGGCCCCTCCCCGATGCCgaggctacttggttcactgatggcagcagctttgtgcgAGACGGACACAGGTATGCGAGTGCAGCGGTGGTCACCGAAATGGACACCGTATGGGCGGAGGCTCTACCCTCCGGAACGTCAGCCCAGCGAGCAGAACTCATAGCCCTCACCAAGGCGCTGATGCTGGGAGCTGGAAAACGGCTTAACATCTACACAGACAGCCATTATGCATTTGCCACAGCTCATATTCATGGGGCAATTTATCAGGAGAGGGGATTCCTGACGGCAGAAGGacggactataaaaaataagcaggagataCTTAACCTGCTTACGGCCTTATGGCTTCCTGCCAAGCTAGCCATTATCCACTGCCAAGGGCACCAAAAAGCTGATAACCCAGTAGCTAGAGGTAATCGAAAGGCTGACCAGGCAGCCAAGGCAGTCACCCTTACTCCAGTCCCCACCATGACCATACAACTACCGGACCCgggagacccagttttaccagaccagcccaaatactcccaggaggagttacagcgg ATGCATCGGTCTACTCACATGGGGGcccgaaaattaaaagacttaatccgacatgccggaatcaagattcaccaacaggacaccaaaatagagcaagttgtatctgcctgcaagacctgccaactcaccaacgcgagagccacatcaaataaaaaaggaaccaggctcagaggcaccagaccgggagcccaatgggaagtggacttcactgaagtcaaaccaggaaagtatggttataaatatcttttagtatttacagacaccttctctggctgggtggaggcatacccaaccaagcatgaaacggctcagacggtggctaagaagctactagaagacattttacccaggtatggttttcctgccatggtaggatcagacaatggaccagcttttatctcgcaggtgacacaggcagtagccaaggcggtgggggcaaactggaaattacattgtgcttataggccccagagctcaggacaggtagaaagaatgaatagaaccctaaaagagacccttaccaaattaaccatggagactggcggggactgggtgactctcctaccgtacgccctttaccgggttagaaacactccttacactctgggttttactccctacgagatcatgtttggcaggccaccccctgTTATTCCCAGCCTTCGAGCTGAATTTattgctgagtttaaagatcaagaactttttctttccttgagagggctccagagggtGCACGAGGACATTTGGCCACGCCTCCGTACCATCTACGAGGCTGGCCCGACCCCGACACCTCAGTACAGGCTGGGAGACTGGGTCTACGTCAAGAGACACCACCAAGAGACCCTCGAGCTgcgctggaagggaccctacatcgtggtgctgacaacccccaccgctctcaaagtagacggcatcgcgacctgggtccatcacacccacgtTCGGCCAGCGGACCCCTCCTCGATCCGGAAGCACTTCGTCACGCAATGGGCCATCAGTCGGGACCAACACAACCCGCTCAAGTTCAAGCTACAGCGCATTCgacccacctaa